The following proteins come from a genomic window of Lolium rigidum isolate FL_2022 chromosome 5, APGP_CSIRO_Lrig_0.1, whole genome shotgun sequence:
- the LOC124656219 gene encoding uncharacterized protein LOC124656219 produces MAELLVLAAPFGVAPSSGDLAAVLVALWRSIGALWVELGSGCARGGSPPPPLPPGVYFSPTKEECLALLNRSIAAGHTAPPDARGYVFRADVYDESPDALRRRHPPASTREGDRTWWFLGHTRFRSQTSPAKRADRRVRTGGCWRVESKKKLDADGVQSCFRFYTAGTCKLADRTPWLMQEFTSAMDDGAGQRRVPALYRVYVTPHATDQQLRDTYGQDGLNKSPDGKKKPARALVPEEYFDAIAARLPHGDNVQLRQALLPGTAHGVESVQLLPGTAHGVENVQLPQALLPGSAHGENGQLPQALLPGTAHGVENVQLPQAPPPSPANLRQYRQQQEQYLREYYRRHQQQNQQAPFFGVPPPLPLPVTPDFLSELAADTQVDVANEEPADTVMEDRAG; encoded by the exons atggcGGAGCTCCTGGTACTGGCGGCGCCTTTTGGGGTGGCTCCTAGCTCCGGCGATCTTGCAGCAGTACTGGTGGCGCTCTGGCGATCGATTGGGGCGCTGTGGGTGGAATTGGGAAGTGGCTGTGCTCGAGGAGGATCA ccgccgccgccgctccctcccGGCGTCTACTTCAGCCCCACCAAGGAGGAGTGCCTGGCGCTCCTCAACCGGTCGATCGCCGCTGGGCACACCGCGCCGCCCGACGCGCGCGGCTACGTCTTCCGCGCCGACGTCTACGACGAGAGCCCCGACGCGCTGCGTCGGCGGCACCCGCCCGCGAGCACCCGCGAGGGCGACCGCACGTGGTGGTTCTTGGGCCACACAAGATTCCGGAGCCAGACCTCGCCCGCCAAGCGAGCCGACCGCAGAGTCAGGACCGGCGGGTGCTGGCGCGTGGAGAGCAAGAAGAAGCTCGACGCCGACGGCGTCCAGAGCTGCTTCCGCTTCTACACCGCGGGTACCTGCAAGCTCGCCGACAGGACGCCGTGGCTCATGCAGGAGTTCACCAGCGCCATGGACGACGGCGCCGGGCAGCGGCGCGTGCCCGCGCTCTACAGGGTCTACGTCACGCCGCACGCCACCGACCAACAGCTCAGGGACACCTATGGCCAGGACGGCTTAAACAAGAGCCCCGACGGGAAAAAGAAGCCTGCCCGAGCCCTCGTCCCGGAGGAGTATTTCGACGCAATCGCCGCGCGGCTGCCCCATGGCGACAACGTCCAGTTGCGACAGGCGCTGCTGCCGGGGACTGCCCATGGCGTGGAGAGCGTCCAGTTGCTGCCGGGGACTGCCCATGGCGTGGAGAACGTCCAGCTGCCACAGGCGCTGCTGCCGGGGAGTGCCCATGGCGAGAACGGCCAGCTGCCACAGGCGCTGCTGCCGGGGACTGCCCATGGCGTGGAGAACGTCCAGCTGCcacaggcgccgccgccgtctccggcaAATCTTCGTCAATAccggcagcagcaggagcagtaTCTTCGTGAGTATTACCGCCGCCACCAGCAGCAGAATCAGCAGGCGCCCTTCTTTGGGGTCCCTCCACCGCTCCCTCTGCCTGTGACGCCGGACTTCCTTAGCGAGCTCGCCGCCGACACGCAAGTGGATGTGGCCAACGAGGAGCCGGCGGACACTGTCATGGAGGACAGGGCCGGTTGA